The Streptomyces sp. NBC_00440 genome contains a region encoding:
- a CDS encoding winged helix-turn-helix transcriptional regulator — MKEGAQVTQADEGARYDVFHTDCPARDVVDHVTSRWGIWVLISLRSNDLRFFELRDSIRGISEKMLAQTLRALVQDGLVRREVEPTTPPQVTYGLTEFGQDLGEPLTDLFDRITQRLAPGGTSATRH; from the coding sequence ATGAAGGAAGGCGCGCAGGTGACGCAGGCCGATGAGGGCGCTCGGTATGACGTGTTTCACACCGACTGCCCTGCGCGGGACGTGGTCGACCACGTGACCAGCAGGTGGGGCATCTGGGTGCTGATCTCCTTGCGGAGCAACGACCTCCGGTTTTTCGAGCTGCGCGACAGTATCCGGGGCATCAGCGAGAAGATGCTCGCTCAGACACTGCGCGCACTGGTCCAGGACGGGCTGGTCCGGCGGGAGGTCGAGCCGACGACTCCGCCCCAAGTCACCTACGGGCTGACCGAGTTCGGTCAGGACCTCGGTGAGCCACTGACCGACTTGTTCGACCGGATCACACAGCGGCTTGCGCCCGGCGGAACGTCCGCCACGAGGCACTGA
- a CDS encoding MarR family winged helix-turn-helix transcriptional regulator, producing MAATDPALTALSQGWCALSLLHGRIEAQVEKALQRGHGLSVREYSLLDTLSRQHDGPGGHLQMKQVADAVVLSQSATTRLVTRQEDRGLLTRYLCDTDRRGIYTDVTEAGLALLAEARPTNAAALREALDEAATDPELAPLVRAVEELSRPA from the coding sequence ATGGCAGCGACCGATCCCGCGCTCACCGCTCTCTCGCAGGGCTGGTGCGCGCTCTCCCTGCTGCACGGCCGCATCGAGGCCCAGGTGGAAAAGGCCCTCCAGCGGGGCCACGGGCTCAGCGTGCGCGAGTACTCACTCCTCGACACCCTCAGCCGTCAGCACGACGGCCCCGGCGGCCATCTCCAGATGAAGCAGGTCGCCGACGCCGTGGTCCTCAGCCAGAGCGCCACCACCCGCCTCGTCACCCGCCAGGAGGACCGCGGACTGCTCACGCGCTACCTCTGCGACACCGACCGCCGCGGCATCTACACCGATGTCACCGAAGCCGGCCTCGCGCTCCTGGCGGAGGCCCGTCCCACCAACGCCGCCGCACTGCGCGAGGCTCTCGACGAAGCCGCTACCGACCCGGAGCTGGCCCCGCTCGTGCGCGCGGTCGAAGAACTCAGCCGGCCGGCCTGA
- a CDS encoding winged helix-turn-helix domain-containing protein — MTEDDLRSPRSSPHGSPHSSPRSAGPAALRPHEVRTALLALLAEVGAVTATEAAARLGYSSGLCSFHLRQLARHGYIEEAPHSGGRVRPWRLRQPASGAGGSADEQFTDLARGLEDESWQRWLTQRDEAPPAWRHDDAFSAVAYLTPEEMTRVADAIRQAFAPYRDREQRPLARPDGALPVALITRLFPLLPHPAGEGDQD, encoded by the coding sequence GTGACTGAAGATGACCTCCGCTCTCCACGCAGCTCTCCGCACGGCTCTCCGCACAGTTCTCCGCGCAGCGCGGGGCCGGCAGCGCTGCGCCCGCACGAGGTCCGCACCGCCCTGCTGGCCCTGCTCGCCGAAGTCGGCGCCGTCACGGCCACCGAAGCGGCCGCCCGGCTCGGGTACAGCTCAGGTCTCTGCTCGTTCCATCTGCGGCAGCTCGCTCGCCACGGATATATCGAGGAGGCCCCGCACAGCGGGGGCCGCGTCCGTCCCTGGCGTCTGAGGCAGCCCGCTTCCGGGGCCGGCGGGTCCGCGGACGAGCAGTTCACCGACCTGGCCCGGGGGCTGGAGGACGAGAGCTGGCAGCGATGGCTGACCCAGCGGGACGAGGCGCCGCCCGCCTGGCGCCACGACGATGCCTTCAGTGCCGTCGCCTACCTGACGCCCGAGGAGATGACCCGCGTGGCGGACGCGATCCGGCAGGCGTTCGCGCCCTACCGGGACCGCGAGCAGCGGCCCCTGGCCCGGCCCGACGGCGCGCTGCCGGTGGCCCTCATCACCCGGCTGTTCCCCCTGCTCCCCCACCCGGCGGGCGAAGGAGACCAGGACTGA
- a CDS encoding dihydrofolate reductase family protein has translation MRKLIYGMNLTLDGYIAAAGDDIGWSGPPSQELFQWWLDHEQASGLSLYGRKLWETMSSYWPTGDQQPNATPAEIEFARNWRDTPKVVFSSTIDKVDWNTRLVTGDAIAEITRLKAEDGGPMNIGGATLAGAAMRAGLIDEYVIAAHPVLVGGGTPFFTALDSWVNLNLLETRTIPGGVVLTRYETRR, from the coding sequence ATGCGGAAACTGATCTACGGCATGAACCTGACCCTGGACGGCTACATCGCCGCGGCCGGCGACGACATCGGCTGGAGCGGACCGCCGAGCCAGGAGCTGTTCCAGTGGTGGCTCGACCACGAGCAGGCTAGTGGCCTGTCGCTGTACGGGCGCAAGCTATGGGAGACGATGAGCTCCTACTGGCCGACCGGCGACCAGCAGCCCAACGCCACCCCGGCGGAGATCGAGTTCGCGCGGAACTGGCGGGACACGCCGAAGGTGGTGTTCTCCTCGACGATCGACAAGGTCGACTGGAACACCCGCCTGGTCACCGGCGACGCGATCGCCGAGATCACCCGGCTCAAGGCCGAGGACGGCGGCCCCATGAACATCGGCGGCGCAACCCTTGCCGGGGCGGCCATGCGCGCCGGGCTGATCGACGAGTACGTGATCGCCGCCCATCCGGTCCTGGTGGGCGGCGGCACGCCGTTCTTCACCGCGCTGGACAGCTGGGTGAACCTGAACCTGCTGGAGACGCGGACGATTCCCGGCGGCGTGGTCCTGACCAGGTACGAGACGAGGCGCTGA
- a CDS encoding SDR family oxidoreductase, with protein MIVVTGATGNVGRPLTQALAEAGEQVTAVSRHAAAMPYGVRHVAADLAEPASLTPALDGAKALFFLLSGDLHAPEARPTDIIDLAAASGVRRVVLLSSQGVATRPLGPSRIAVRAVEDALRESGLDWAVLRPGGFASNALAWAESVRTQGTVAAPFGDVGVPVVDPVDIAEVAAAGLLDDRHTGGVFELTGPEVITPRQQAEAIAAALGSPVRFHELTREEAKAAMTRFVPPELADDTLDIIAAPNPAELRISPDVERVLGRAPSPFNDWVARNIAAFR; from the coding sequence ATGATCGTGGTGACCGGAGCTACCGGAAATGTGGGCCGGCCTTTGACGCAGGCCCTGGCCGAGGCGGGCGAGCAGGTGACGGCGGTGTCACGGCACGCGGCGGCGATGCCGTACGGAGTCCGGCATGTGGCGGCCGACCTGGCCGAGCCGGCAAGCCTCACCCCCGCGTTGGACGGGGCGAAGGCGCTGTTCTTCCTGCTCTCCGGCGACCTGCACGCGCCCGAGGCCAGGCCGACCGACATCATCGACCTGGCTGCGGCCAGTGGGGTCCGCCGGGTCGTCCTGCTGTCTTCGCAGGGCGTGGCGACCAGGCCGCTCGGCCCGTCGCGGATCGCGGTGCGCGCGGTGGAGGACGCGTTGAGAGAGTCCGGCCTGGACTGGGCCGTCCTGCGACCGGGCGGCTTCGCCTCCAACGCTTTGGCCTGGGCGGAGTCCGTCCGCACACAAGGGACGGTCGCCGCACCCTTCGGCGACGTCGGGGTTCCGGTCGTCGACCCGGTGGACATCGCCGAGGTCGCGGCGGCCGGCCTGCTGGACGACCGGCACACCGGGGGAGTCTTCGAGCTGACCGGGCCCGAGGTGATCACGCCGCGTCAGCAGGCGGAGGCCATCGCCGCCGCGCTCGGCTCGCCGGTGCGGTTCCATGAACTCACCCGCGAGGAGGCCAAGGCCGCGATGACCCGGTTCGTGCCGCCGGAGCTCGCCGACGACACCCTGGACATCATCGCCGCCCCGAACCCGGCCGAACTGCGGATCAGCCCGGACGTGGAGCGCGTACTCGGCCGCGCCCCGAGCCCCTTCAACGACTGGGTCGCCCGGAACATCGCTGCTTTTCGCTAG
- a CDS encoding NADP-dependent oxidoreductase yields MTAAPSDSRHAPRDHHGPCTHREVRLAARPAPGTPLTEDLFELAEVRTPSPEPGRLLVRTKVMSVAAVMRTLMDEATDVPMRPFALGDPLYGPAIGEVVAAPGTGFTPGDLVRHDLGWREFAVLGPSDAQRVDPGLLPDPAAYLSQGPTAWMAVTRGAEVRPGDTVFVTGAGGGVGSLAGQAARLRGARRVIGSVGSQRKADILREELGYDTVVLRGAGPIEEQLRTAAPEGVDAVIDTVGGEQLQASIAVANRGARIALVGALGAQLTGSGAPTTAIDTFSLLTRGITLRGTVLHADHLDLIPEWHHRFGAGLRNGTLTFPNSRLHGLDNAPRALRELVEGRHVGAVLVEL; encoded by the coding sequence ATGACCGCTGCACCCTCCGACAGCCGCCACGCTCCCCGCGACCACCATGGTCCGTGCACCCACCGCGAGGTCCGGCTGGCCGCCCGTCCCGCGCCGGGAACACCGCTGACGGAGGATCTCTTCGAGCTCGCCGAGGTGCGGACTCCGTCTCCCGAGCCCGGCCGACTCCTCGTCCGCACCAAGGTGATGAGCGTGGCCGCCGTCATGCGGACGCTCATGGACGAGGCCACGGACGTACCGATGCGCCCCTTCGCACTCGGTGATCCGCTGTACGGCCCGGCGATCGGCGAGGTCGTGGCCGCTCCCGGCACCGGCTTCACCCCCGGTGACCTCGTCCGGCACGATCTTGGCTGGCGCGAGTTCGCCGTGCTGGGCCCCTCCGACGCCCAGCGCGTCGACCCCGGCCTGCTGCCTGACCCGGCGGCCTACCTGTCACAAGGGCCCACGGCCTGGATGGCCGTCACCCGGGGAGCCGAGGTGCGCCCAGGGGACACGGTCTTCGTGACCGGTGCGGGGGGCGGCGTGGGCTCCCTCGCAGGGCAGGCGGCCCGACTCCGCGGGGCCCGGCGGGTCATCGGCAGCGTCGGCTCGCAACGGAAGGCGGACATCCTCCGCGAGGAACTCGGCTACGACACCGTCGTGCTCCGCGGCGCGGGACCGATCGAGGAGCAGCTGCGCACCGCGGCTCCGGAAGGCGTCGACGCGGTGATCGACACCGTCGGCGGCGAACAACTGCAGGCGTCCATCGCCGTCGCCAACCGAGGCGCACGCATCGCCCTCGTCGGCGCGCTGGGCGCCCAGCTCACGGGCTCCGGCGCCCCGACGACAGCCATCGACACCTTCTCCCTGCTGACCCGGGGCATCACCCTGCGCGGCACCGTCCTCCACGCGGACCACCTCGACCTGATCCCCGAGTGGCACCACCGGTTCGGCGCCGGACTGCGCAACGGCACGCTGACCTTCCCGAACTCCAGGCTGCACGGCCTCGACAACGCCCCACGGGCCCTGCGCGAACTGGTCGAGGGCCGCCACGTGGGCGCGGTCCTGGTGGAGCTCTGA
- a CDS encoding GNAT family N-acetyltransferase, whose translation MSDLEIRPAHETDIPAIVAMLADDPLGARRESPDDLDPYTAAHRRIAADPQQHLVVAVREDRVVGTLQLTVVPGLSRRGSTRSIIEGVRIHSDERGSGLGTRLIEWAVDTSRSQGCQLVQLTSDATRTDAHRFYERLGFTASHLGFKLQL comes from the coding sequence ATGAGCGACCTGGAGATCCGCCCCGCGCACGAGACCGACATCCCCGCCATCGTGGCGATGCTGGCCGACGACCCGCTCGGCGCCCGGCGTGAGTCGCCGGACGACCTCGATCCGTACACCGCGGCGCACCGGCGGATCGCCGCCGACCCGCAGCAGCACCTGGTCGTCGCGGTGCGCGAGGACCGGGTCGTCGGCACCCTCCAGCTCACCGTCGTCCCAGGGCTCTCCCGGCGGGGCAGCACCCGCTCCATCATCGAGGGTGTACGCATCCACAGCGACGAGCGCGGCAGCGGTCTCGGCACCCGGCTCATCGAGTGGGCCGTCGACACATCCCGCAGCCAGGGCTGCCAGTTGGTCCAGCTGACATCGGACGCCACCCGGACCGATGCCCACCGCTTCTACGAGAGGCTCGGTTTCACCGCGAGCCACCTCGGCTTCAAGCTCCAGCTCTGA
- a CDS encoding serine hydrolase domain-containing protein, with amino-acid sequence MTSSDPVPDSFAELLPATRRALLHRIAVAQSDGRVPSLVAAVMRDGRMVWSGARSCVDGHAPDANTQYRIGSITKPFTAVAVLRLRDEGLLDLADPLEKYVPGTGVGEVTIAQLLSHTAGLAAETPGAWWERSSAALRPGLPDLLGERPQLHPAGRRHHYSNPGYALLGAVVEALRGAAWADVVQREICVPLGMDRTSAQPQAPYAGAWAAHPWADALLPEPAEDLGLMAPAGQLWSTAADLCRFAAFLAEGDDRVLGAETVREMRAPAAAPEAGEWDGGYGLGIQLAQRDGRTLAGHTGSLPGFVAGLWVSVADGVAAVALSNSTSGVGPRVAADLIRIVADAEPAIPKPWRPLPEVDPGLLELAGPWYWGTSVSGLRLTADGGMEFGPLSGGGRSSRFRAERDGSWTGLDGYFAGETLRVVRQAGEVSHLDLGSFVFTRQPYDPGAPVPGGVDEGGWRGLP; translated from the coding sequence ATGACTTCTTCAGACCCCGTGCCGGATTCCTTCGCGGAACTCCTCCCCGCCACCAGGCGGGCGCTGCTGCACCGCATCGCCGTCGCGCAGTCCGACGGCCGAGTGCCGTCGCTGGTTGCGGCGGTGATGCGGGACGGGCGGATGGTGTGGTCCGGGGCGCGCAGCTGCGTCGACGGCCATGCGCCGGACGCGAACACGCAGTACCGGATCGGCTCGATCACCAAGCCCTTCACCGCGGTTGCGGTGCTGCGCCTGCGGGACGAGGGCCTGCTCGATCTGGCGGACCCGCTGGAGAAGTACGTTCCGGGCACCGGGGTCGGCGAGGTGACGATCGCTCAACTGCTCAGCCACACCGCGGGTCTGGCGGCGGAGACTCCCGGCGCATGGTGGGAGCGGTCGTCGGCCGCGCTGCGTCCCGGTCTTCCGGATCTGCTCGGTGAGCGGCCGCAGCTGCATCCGGCCGGGCGGCGCCACCACTACTCCAACCCCGGATACGCCCTGCTCGGCGCGGTGGTGGAGGCGCTGCGCGGGGCCGCGTGGGCGGACGTGGTGCAGCGCGAGATCTGCGTACCGCTGGGAATGGACCGTACGAGCGCCCAGCCGCAGGCACCGTATGCCGGTGCGTGGGCGGCTCATCCGTGGGCGGACGCGCTGCTGCCGGAGCCCGCCGAGGACCTGGGGCTGATGGCGCCCGCGGGACAACTCTGGTCGACGGCCGCCGATCTGTGCCGCTTCGCCGCCTTCCTGGCGGAGGGCGACGACCGGGTGCTCGGCGCGGAGACCGTACGGGAGATGCGCGCGCCCGCGGCCGCGCCGGAAGCGGGTGAGTGGGACGGCGGCTACGGCCTCGGCATCCAGCTCGCACAGCGCGACGGCCGGACGCTGGCGGGGCACACCGGATCGCTGCCGGGATTCGTGGCCGGACTGTGGGTGAGCGTGGCGGACGGGGTGGCCGCGGTGGCGCTCTCGAACAGCACGTCGGGGGTGGGTCCGCGGGTGGCCGCCGATCTGATCCGGATCGTGGCGGACGCGGAACCCGCCATTCCGAAGCCCTGGCGCCCGCTGCCGGAGGTCGATCCCGGGCTGCTCGAACTGGCGGGCCCCTGGTACTGGGGGACGTCGGTGAGTGGTCTGCGTCTTACGGCGGACGGCGGGATGGAGTTCGGTCCGCTGTCCGGCGGCGGGCGGAGTTCCCGGTTCCGCGCGGAACGGGACGGCAGTTGGACCGGGCTCGACGGCTACTTCGCGGGGGAGACACTGCGGGTCGTACGGCAGGCCGGCGAGGTGAGCCATCTGGATCTGGGCTCGTTCGTCTTCACCCGGCAGCCGTACGACCCGGGGGCGCCGGTGCCGGGAGGCGTGGACGAGGGCGGCTGGCGCGGGCTGCCGTAG
- the dnaB gene encoding replicative DNA helicase, translating to MDDPWTESSPGDRLPVSRQRRGDGAGGREQHDRGRESGSWEGGSPAFERVPPQDIDAEQSVLGGMLLSKDAIADVVEVIKGQDFYRPAHETVYQAILDLYAKGEPADPITVAAELVKRGEIKKVGGAPYLHTLVQSVPTAANAEYYAEIVHERAVLRRLVEAGTKITQMGYAADGDVDEIVNSAQAEIYAVTEQRTSEDYLPLGDIMEGALDEIEAIGSRSGQMSGVPTGFTDLDALTNGLHPGQMIVIAARPAMGKSTLALDFARACSIKAALPSVIFSLEMGRNEIAMRLLSAEARVALHHMRSGSMTDEDWTRLARRMPDVTAAPLFIDDSPNLSMMEIRAKCRRLKQRQDLKLVVIDYLQLMQSGGSRRPESRQQEVSDMSRNLKLLAKELEVPVIALSQLNRGPEQRTDKKPMVSDLRESGSIEQDADMVILLHREDAYEKESPRAGEADLIVAKHRNGPTATITVAFQGHYSRFVDMAQT from the coding sequence TTGGACGACCCCTGGACCGAGAGCAGTCCGGGTGACCGTCTGCCCGTCTCCCGCCAGCGCCGCGGTGACGGTGCCGGGGGCCGGGAACAGCACGACCGGGGCCGGGAGAGCGGTTCCTGGGAGGGTGGATCGCCTGCGTTCGAGCGCGTACCCCCGCAGGACATCGATGCGGAGCAGTCCGTCCTGGGCGGCATGCTGCTCTCCAAGGACGCCATCGCCGACGTTGTCGAGGTCATCAAGGGCCAGGACTTCTACCGCCCCGCACACGAGACCGTCTACCAGGCCATTCTCGACCTCTACGCGAAGGGCGAGCCGGCCGACCCGATCACGGTTGCCGCCGAGCTGGTCAAGCGCGGTGAGATCAAGAAGGTCGGTGGGGCGCCCTACCTGCACACACTCGTCCAGTCGGTCCCGACAGCCGCCAACGCCGAGTACTACGCCGAGATCGTCCATGAGCGGGCGGTGCTGCGCAGGCTCGTCGAGGCCGGCACGAAGATCACGCAGATGGGATACGCGGCCGACGGCGACGTCGACGAGATCGTCAACTCGGCCCAGGCCGAGATCTACGCCGTCACCGAGCAGCGCACCTCGGAGGACTATCTGCCGCTGGGCGACATCATGGAGGGCGCCCTCGACGAGATCGAGGCGATCGGCTCGCGCAGCGGCCAGATGTCCGGGGTGCCGACCGGCTTCACGGACCTGGACGCGCTGACGAACGGGCTGCACCCGGGACAGATGATCGTCATCGCGGCCCGTCCGGCCATGGGTAAGTCGACGCTGGCGCTGGACTTCGCACGGGCCTGTTCCATCAAGGCCGCGCTGCCGAGCGTGATCTTCTCGCTCGAAATGGGCCGCAACGAGATCGCGATGCGTCTGCTGTCGGCGGAAGCGCGGGTGGCGCTGCACCACATGCGGTCGGGCTCCATGACCGACGAGGACTGGACGCGGCTGGCACGGCGGATGCCGGATGTCACCGCCGCGCCGCTCTTCATCGACGACTCCCCGAACCTGTCGATGATGGAGATCCGGGCGAAGTGCCGGCGGCTCAAGCAGCGCCAGGACCTGAAGCTGGTCGTGATCGACTATCTGCAGCTGATGCAGTCCGGTGGTTCCCGGCGCCCCGAGAGCCGCCAGCAGGAGGTCTCGGACATGTCGCGAAACCTCAAGCTGCTGGCGAAGGAGCTCGAAGTCCCGGTTATCGCGCTCTCGCAGCTGAACCGTGGCCCCGAGCAGCGTACGGACAAGAAGCCGATGGTGTCCGACCTGCGTGAATCGGGCTCGATCGAGCAGGACGCGGACATGGTGATCCTGCTCCACCGAGAGGACGCGTACGAGAAGGAGTCCCCGCGTGCCGGCGAGGCCGACCTGATCGTGGCCAAGCACCGTAACGGTCCGACGGCGACGATCACCGTCGCGTTCCAAGGCCACTACTCGCGGTTTGTGGACATGGCGCAGACCTGA
- a CDS encoding winged helix DNA-binding domain-containing protein, giving the protein MHRISNEQRRIRLGRRHRLAPSVRAADPVEASDAVVALHATDAATLSLSVCARLAEASTAAVEHALYDDVSLVRLLSLRNTLFAMSREVAPCVDASTARAIAVKERRTFLKHLAEDGGGLDERWLAETEAATLATLAERGACTGSELSAAVPALRTKITVFPGKKWEAVQGVATRVIRLLAADGRIRRDRPRGSWTSSQFRWTAGTSWPALPVPEAKAELARRWLLSYGPATEADLKWWTGWTLTDTRRALTAVGAEEVCMDDGARGFVAPGDTAPEPRTEPWAALLPSLDPSAMGWADRTFHLDAGHRPALFDRAGNIGPTVWWNGRIVGGWAQRADGEVVWRLLTDPGRAAAEAVGAEAARLAEWVGDARITPRFRTPLERELSG; this is encoded by the coding sequence ATGCACCGGATCAGCAACGAGCAGCGCCGTATCCGCCTCGGCCGGCGCCACCGCCTCGCGCCCTCCGTCCGGGCCGCCGACCCCGTCGAGGCGTCCGACGCCGTCGTCGCCCTCCACGCCACCGACGCGGCGACCCTCAGTCTCTCCGTCTGCGCACGGCTGGCCGAGGCGAGCACCGCCGCCGTCGAACACGCCCTGTACGACGACGTCTCCCTGGTCCGGCTGCTCTCCCTGCGCAACACGCTCTTCGCGATGTCGCGGGAGGTGGCCCCCTGCGTCGACGCGTCCACCGCCCGCGCCATCGCGGTCAAGGAGCGCAGGACGTTCCTCAAACACCTCGCGGAGGACGGCGGCGGCCTGGACGAACGCTGGCTGGCCGAGACCGAGGCCGCCACCCTGGCCACGCTCGCCGAACGCGGCGCCTGCACCGGCAGCGAACTCTCCGCCGCGGTTCCCGCTCTCCGTACGAAGATCACGGTCTTCCCGGGAAAGAAGTGGGAGGCCGTCCAGGGCGTCGCCACCCGGGTCATCCGGCTGCTGGCCGCCGACGGCCGCATCCGCCGCGACCGGCCGCGCGGCTCCTGGACGTCGAGCCAGTTCCGCTGGACTGCCGGGACGTCCTGGCCCGCCCTGCCGGTCCCCGAGGCCAAGGCCGAGCTGGCCCGCCGCTGGCTGCTCTCCTACGGTCCCGCGACCGAGGCCGACCTCAAGTGGTGGACGGGGTGGACCCTGACGGACACCCGCAGGGCACTCACGGCGGTCGGCGCGGAGGAGGTGTGCATGGACGACGGGGCACGCGGATTCGTCGCGCCGGGCGACACCGCTCCCGAGCCGCGCACCGAACCGTGGGCGGCCCTGCTCCCCTCCCTCGACCCCAGCGCCATGGGCTGGGCCGACCGCACCTTCCACCTCGACGCCGGCCACCGCCCGGCGCTCTTCGACCGCGCGGGCAACATCGGCCCGACCGTGTGGTGGAACGGACGGATCGTCGGCGGCTGGGCACAGCGCGCGGACGGCGAGGTGGTGTGGCGCCTGCTGACAGATCCGGGGCGGGCCGCCGCCGAGGCGGTCGGGGCGGAGGCCGCGCGGCTCGCGGAGTGGGTGGGGGACGCGCGGATCACACCACGGTTCCGGACCCCGCTGGAGCGGGAACTGTCGGGCTGA
- a CDS encoding LysR family transcriptional regulator, whose translation MELRQLECFVAVAEESSFTRAAARLHVVQSAVSATIASLERELHVRLLERTSRHVELSDAGHVLLPKARAALDAARDARDAVDDVNGGVRGTLRIGTMSSLGLIDLPALLGRFHHEHPAVSVRLATAASCGGSPGLVDALTEGRLDLAFVSVPGPPPVGVQWKDITTTPLDLVVPRGHRLADRSRVALGELAGEAFIDFPAGYGNRAVTDRAFTTAGLQRHVTIEITAIAAGADYIRHGLGVALLPRGTAEPDEDLVLLPVTGADLDWPISLATPRDRTPSAAARAFQRLIDKHLR comes from the coding sequence ATGGAGTTGCGTCAGCTGGAGTGCTTTGTCGCCGTGGCGGAGGAGTCGAGTTTCACCCGCGCCGCGGCCCGGTTGCATGTCGTGCAGTCGGCTGTGTCGGCGACGATCGCCTCCCTGGAGCGGGAGTTGCACGTCAGATTGCTGGAGCGCACCTCCAGACACGTCGAACTGTCGGACGCCGGTCACGTGCTGCTGCCGAAGGCCCGGGCGGCCCTCGACGCCGCGCGGGACGCGCGTGACGCGGTCGACGACGTCAACGGTGGCGTCCGGGGAACACTGCGCATAGGAACGATGAGTTCACTCGGGCTGATCGATCTCCCCGCCCTGCTCGGCCGCTTCCACCACGAGCACCCCGCTGTCTCCGTGCGCCTGGCCACTGCGGCGTCGTGCGGCGGTTCGCCCGGGCTCGTCGATGCGCTCACGGAGGGGAGGCTCGACCTCGCGTTCGTCTCGGTTCCCGGTCCGCCGCCGGTCGGCGTGCAGTGGAAAGACATCACCACGACGCCGTTGGACCTCGTCGTTCCCCGGGGCCACCGGCTTGCCGACCGGAGCCGGGTGGCACTGGGGGAACTGGCCGGTGAGGCGTTCATCGACTTCCCGGCCGGTTACGGCAACCGCGCTGTCACGGATCGCGCGTTCACCACGGCCGGGCTTCAGCGCCACGTCACCATCGAGATCACCGCCATTGCGGCCGGGGCGGACTACATCCGTCACGGCTTGGGCGTCGCTCTGCTGCCCCGGGGCACCGCAGAGCCCGACGAGGACCTCGTCCTGCTGCCTGTCACCGGCGCGGACCTCGACTGGCCCATATCCCTGGCCACGCCCAGGGACCGGACCCCGAGCGCGGCGGCCCGTGCTTTCCAGCGCCTGATCGACAAGCACCTGCGGTGA
- a CDS encoding winged helix-turn-helix transcriptional regulator translates to MLPRTLRPLQGYGLVDRYAEAGKVEYVLTDLGRTLVKPIAALTGWAHGHGAAVVEFQESKTDQVDSASPSRPATAV, encoded by the coding sequence ATGCTGCCCCGGACGCTGCGGCCATTGCAGGGATACGGCCTGGTCGACCGCTACGCCGAGGCCGGGAAGGTCGAGTACGTGCTGACAGACCTGGGCCGGACACTGGTGAAGCCGATCGCCGCGCTGACTGGATGGGCTCACGGGCACGGCGCGGCCGTGGTGGAATTCCAAGAGTCCAAAACGGACCAAGTCGACTCGGCCTCCCCCTCACGTCCCGCCACCGCCGTTTGA
- the def gene encoding peptide deformylase: MSVRHERSHPVDRRVRVQGRPVDSYPALPREAERGSVRRITVVGEEILSRPCHDVTRFGSPGLSRLIDDMFLTMYVADGAGLAANQVGVDLRLFVYDCPDDHGVRHVGHIVNPVLDLPDPGGRRLVDDFEGCLSVPGAAMAVPRTDRTVARGQDKDGNPLVIEGTGYFARCLQHETDHLLGHTYVDRLSSRDRKDALRQMADGSEDVFARRALKAAGLGCR, from the coding sequence ATGTCAGTCCGTCACGAGCGGTCCCACCCCGTCGACCGGCGGGTCCGTGTGCAAGGCCGCCCGGTCGACTCGTATCCGGCTCTGCCGAGGGAGGCGGAACGGGGTTCGGTGCGCCGGATCACGGTGGTGGGCGAAGAGATCCTGAGCCGCCCGTGCCACGACGTGACCCGGTTCGGCTCCCCCGGGCTCTCGCGCCTGATCGACGACATGTTCCTGACGATGTACGTGGCCGACGGCGCCGGTCTCGCCGCGAACCAGGTGGGTGTCGATCTGCGGTTGTTCGTGTACGACTGCCCGGACGACCACGGGGTCCGGCATGTCGGCCACATCGTCAACCCGGTTCTGGACCTGCCCGATCCGGGCGGCCGCCGGCTCGTCGACGACTTCGAGGGCTGTCTGTCCGTGCCCGGCGCCGCCATGGCCGTACCCCGTACCGACCGCACCGTCGCCCGCGGGCAGGACAAGGACGGAAACCCCCTCGTCATCGAGGGAACGGGGTACTTCGCGCGGTGCCTGCAGCACGAGACCGACCACCTCCTCGGCCACACGTATGTCGACCGGCTCTCCAGCCGGGACCGCAAGGACGCCCTGCGGCAGATGGCGGACGGAAGCGAAGATGTCTTCGCCCGCCGCGCGCTCAAGGCCGCCGGCCTGGGCTGCCGTTGA